The following are encoded together in the Serratia sp. UGAL515B_01 genome:
- a CDS encoding outer membrane protein, translating to MNIKPLLLVVSLATVSGNVLAADYLEGYYGALKLQYAWQKANDMDTSSRPGVGQFVGGEEKHNFLNGAIAGGYQFGNGWRSEGEYVFYKKSEYTSGSTTFPSSYNHHKVKAQRLMLNVYRDYALGYDFSVYGMLGLGITNVKSDGWQGNESRQYASSTQNNLTYSLGAGVTYTAMERLSFDLGYRYVDMGDIESGYNNFTNVRGLKDEQMKARLASHEIVLGARYLF from the coding sequence ATGAATATTAAACCCCTTTTACTGGTGGTTTCTCTAGCAACTGTTTCTGGTAACGTTTTAGCCGCCGATTATTTGGAAGGATACTACGGTGCGCTAAAATTGCAGTATGCATGGCAAAAAGCGAATGATATGGATACCAGCAGTCGCCCAGGTGTTGGCCAATTCGTTGGTGGTGAAGAAAAACATAATTTCTTAAACGGTGCAATCGCAGGTGGTTATCAATTTGGTAATGGCTGGCGCAGTGAAGGGGAATATGTCTTCTATAAAAAAAGTGAATATACCAGCGGTTCAACCACGTTCCCTAGCAGTTATAACCACCATAAAGTTAAAGCACAACGTCTGATGCTCAACGTATATCGTGACTACGCGTTAGGCTATGATTTCTCAGTTTACGGCATGTTGGGTTTAGGTATTACCAACGTCAAGTCCGATGGCTGGCAGGGCAATGAGTCACGGCAATATGCGTCTAGCACGCAAAATAATCTGACCTATTCTTTAGGTGCCGGTGTCACCTATACGGCGATGGAACGCCTGAGTTTTGATTTAGGCTACCGTTATGTCGACATGGGTGACATCGAAAGTGGTTACAATAATTTTACCAATGTTCGTGGTCTAAAAGACGAACAAATGAAGGCTCGTCTGGCATCGCATGAGATTGTATTAGGGGCACGTTATCTTTTCTAA
- a CDS encoding adenosylhomocysteinase encodes MYQDFESELNWAIRHMPRTRAAVDALPGLQGVRLACNMHLDLKMAPLVAGLLDKGAEIFLTTCNPTTVQDDVVAWLERRGAVAYAWRDMSDNDWSESFDRALAWGPTHLCEMGADLTSRLHQSINGPHIKAGLEATGSGISCLEGITPRYPIFNWDDLPVKEGLHNRHMVGLTAWHTFFQTTHLTLHEKCVLVIGYGLVGQGVASAAKAYGGQVIVAETDPARVLQARYDGWEAVDLATAVSRADVIATATGARNVLSSAHLERVKDGVFILNVGHVAEEIDVGFLRGLSHSEPMPFVNAYQLADKTLYLLANGSMFNLTAGYGDSLNAFDVTLAVMAAGIGHITGVGEQQPAGLYLLPSSVWLPAL; translated from the coding sequence ATGTATCAGGATTTTGAAAGTGAGTTGAATTGGGCCATACGTCACATGCCACGCACTCGCGCTGCCGTTGACGCTTTACCTGGGCTGCAAGGCGTTAGGTTGGCTTGCAATATGCACCTGGATTTGAAAATGGCCCCTCTAGTAGCAGGCTTGCTGGATAAAGGAGCAGAGATATTTCTCACTACCTGTAACCCGACAACGGTACAGGATGATGTGGTTGCTTGGTTAGAACGCCGTGGTGCTGTGGCTTATGCCTGGCGTGATATGAGTGATAACGATTGGTCTGAATCTTTTGATCGTGCATTAGCCTGGGGACCGACCCATCTTTGCGAAATGGGAGCAGACTTGACGTCTCGTCTACATCAATCCATCAATGGCCCACACATCAAGGCCGGGTTGGAAGCAACGGGGTCCGGTATCAGCTGTTTGGAGGGTATTACACCCCGCTACCCAATTTTTAACTGGGACGACCTGCCAGTAAAAGAGGGATTGCATAATAGGCATATGGTAGGGCTCACCGCTTGGCACACTTTCTTCCAGACTACTCATCTGACACTACACGAAAAGTGTGTGTTAGTGATTGGTTATGGGTTAGTTGGTCAGGGCGTTGCTTCCGCTGCCAAGGCTTATGGTGGGCAGGTGATAGTAGCTGAAACGGATCCTGCGCGCGTACTGCAGGCACGTTATGACGGTTGGGAGGCGGTCGACTTGGCTACAGCTGTTTCGCGAGCTGATGTAATTGCCACGGCAACGGGGGCAAGAAACGTCTTGTCTTCTGCGCATTTGGAGCGGGTAAAAGACGGAGTATTTATCCTTAACGTAGGTCATGTGGCGGAAGAGATTGATGTTGGCTTCTTACGGGGTTTGTCGCACAGTGAACCCATGCCTTTTGTTAATGCTTACCAACTGGCAGATAAAACGTTATATCTGCTGGCAAACGGCTCAATGTTCAATCTGACCGCAGGCTATGGCGACAGCCTGAATGCTTTCGACGTGACTCTCGCGGTTATGGCCGCAGGGATCGGGCATATCACAGGTGTTGGTGAACAGCAGCCCGCAGGTTTATATCTGCTACCTTCCTCAGTCTGGCTACCTGCACTGTAA
- the pbpG gene encoding D-alanyl-D-alanine endopeptidase: MHVKICFLVLTLLTLQMGTGLVPRAQASENTVKLHATQPELASGSAMVLDTQTNKVLYARNPDEIVPIASITKLMTAMVTLDAHLPLNEMLSVDISQTPEMKGIYSRVRLNSEISRKDMLLLALMSSENRAAASLAHHYPGGYNAFINAMNAKAKSLGMTRTHYVEPTGLSVHNVSTARDLTKLLLATKQYPLIGQLSTTTEHMATFRDPNYTLPFRNTNHLVYNQKWSIQLTKTGFTNQAGHCLAMRTVVGNRSVSLVVLDAFGKYTHFADASRLRTWIETGKVTPIPAAARDYRRQKDANLAKNEAE; the protein is encoded by the coding sequence ATGCATGTGAAAATCTGTTTTTTGGTTTTAACTCTGCTCACTTTGCAGATGGGCACAGGTTTGGTGCCGCGAGCGCAGGCAAGTGAAAATACTGTTAAGTTGCATGCCACACAGCCAGAACTGGCATCAGGAAGTGCCATGGTGCTAGATACGCAAACCAATAAAGTGCTTTATGCACGTAATCCAGATGAAATTGTACCGATCGCTTCGATTACTAAGTTGATGACAGCGATGGTGACGTTAGATGCACATTTGCCCCTGAATGAAATGCTTTCGGTCGACATTAGTCAGACACCTGAAATGAAAGGGATCTACTCCCGTGTTCGTCTTAACAGTGAAATCAGCCGCAAAGATATGCTGTTGTTAGCGCTGATGTCGTCGGAAAACCGTGCAGCGGCAAGCCTTGCTCATCACTATCCCGGGGGGTATAACGCTTTTATCAATGCTATGAATGCCAAAGCAAAATCGCTCGGCATGACCCGCACGCATTATGTTGAGCCGACCGGCTTGTCTGTTCATAATGTCTCCACCGCCCGTGACCTCACCAAATTATTACTGGCAACCAAACAATACCCGCTGATAGGCCAGTTAAGTACGACTACCGAGCATATGGCGACCTTTAGGGACCCCAATTACACGCTACCGTTCCGCAACACCAACCATTTGGTTTATAACCAAAAATGGAGTATCCAACTGACCAAAACAGGTTTTACCAATCAGGCTGGACATTGCCTAGCGATGCGTACCGTGGTTGGTAACCGTTCTGTCTCTTTGGTGGTATTGGATGCGTTCGGAAAATATACGCATTTTGCGGATGCGAGCCGTCTTCGGACTTGGATTGAAACAGGAAAAGTTACACCAATCCCGGCAGCTGCACGGGACTATCGTCGTCAGAAAGATGCTAACCTAGCCAAGAACGAAGCAGAATAA